In a genomic window of Mustela nigripes isolate SB6536 chromosome 8, MUSNIG.SB6536, whole genome shotgun sequence:
- the CCDC188 gene encoding coiled-coil domain-containing protein 188, with translation MEGPKTLGPCGHSHPQCPQPSASSSHGGCLDSPCQGFVRWPCLVPLSSTHSIESARPFPPPGAGGGGPRVGGEVPGNFMASEEGEMQRQRPRDPAGARQAQVEARLGWGWPLHSGREQGAPRQGGSPSSGPRPCPCPPLPTGSGTPASPRAAPSPLQSMPLDPAEQSFLQLEQENQNLKRQNQDLREQLGALLGPGQQFLPLCTEHTSCTALAWPPEQASTRPLEDRAPLQLLRRELCRGEESFVQQSQNELQQIRLSFERKKMAITEVWDGVAEVHMALNNQATGLLNLKKDIRGVLDQMEDIQLEILGERAQCRTQARKEQQMACVAKARPQQLGCSEGLKGQLWLLALRLLLGALLACTAAYVYVVDPAPFEGLVPPLLSRAAVWKLRALLGPFLRLEVDDFLPF, from the exons ATGGAGGGGCCCAAAACCCTGGGCCCCTGTGgccactcccacccccagtgCCCCCAGCCGTCAGCTTCAAGCAGCCACGGAGGATGCCTGGATTCACCCTGCCAGGGCTTTGTAAGGTGGCCCTGCCTGGTGCCTCTCAGCTCCACTCACTCCATAGAGTCTGCCAGGCCTTTCCCACctccgggggcagggggtggggggcccagggTCGGGGGTGAGGTACCTGGGAACTTTATGGCAAGCGAAGAGGGCGAGATGCAGCGACAGAGACCGAGAGACCCAGCGGGGGCAAGACAAGCACAAGTGGAGgcaaggctggggtggggatggcCCCTGCACTCGGGGCGAGAGCAAGGGGCACCCAGGCAGGGGGGGTCCCCCAGCTCAGGGCCCAGACCTTGCCCTTGCCCACCCCTGCCAACGGGGTCAGGAACCCCGGCCTCGCCCagggcagccccctcccctctccagagCATGCCCCTGGATCCTGCAGAGCAGTCCTTCCTCCAGCTGGAGCAGGAAAACCAGAATCTG aAAAGACAGAACCAGGACCTGCGGGAGCAGCTGGGGGCCCTCCTGGGGCCAGGGCAGCAGTTCCTACCCCTGTGCACAGAGCACACGAGCTGCACAGCCCTGGCCTGG CCCCCCGAGCAGGCCAGTACCCGGCCCCTGGAGGACAGGGCACCCTTGCAGCTGCTTCGGCGCGAGCTGTGCCGGGGGGAGGAGTCCTTCGTGCAGCAGTCGCAG AATGAGCTGCAGCAGATCCGACTATCCtttgagagaaagaagatggCCATTACCGAG gTGTGGGACGGCGTGGCCGAGGTGCACATGGCTCTGAACAACCAGGCTACAGGGCTCCTG AACCTCAAGAAGGACATCCGGGGAGTACTAGACCAGATGGAGGACATTCAGCTGGAGATTCTGGG gGAGCGGGCCCAGTGCCGCACCCAGGCCAGGAAGGAGCAGCAGATGGCATGCGTAGCG AAAGCAAGGCCGCAGCAGCTGGGATGTTCGGAGGGCCTCAAAGGCCAGCTCTG GCTGCTGGCCCTGAGGCTGCTGCTGGGCGCCCTACTGGCCTGCACCGCTGCCTACGTGTACGTGGTGGACCCCGCGCCTTTCGAGGGGCTGGTGCCTCCCCTGCTGAGCCGCGCCGCTGTCTGGAAGCTCCGGGCCCTGCTGGGCCCATTCCTGCGCCTGGAGGTGGACGACTTCCTGCCCTTCTAG